ctgtgtgtgttgtacatcacctctcactgtgtgtgttatacatcacctctcactgtgtgtgtgttatacatcacctctcactgtgtgtgttatacatcacctctcactgtgtgtgttatacatcacctctcactgtgtgtgttatacatcacctctcactgtgtgtgttatacatcacctctcactgtgtgtgttatacatcacctctcactatgtgtgttatacatcacctctcactgtgtgtgttatacatcacctctcactgtgtgtgttgtacatcacctctcactgtgtgtgttatacatcacctctcactgtgtgtgttgtacatcaccactcactgtgtgtgttatacatcacctctcactgtgtgtgttatacatcacctctcactatgtgtgttatacatcacctctcactgtgtgtgttatacatcacctctcactgtgtgtgttgtacatcaccactcactgtgtgtgttatacatcacctctcactgtgtgtgttatacatcacctctcactgtgtgtgttatacatcacctctcactatttgtgttatacatcacctctcactgtgtgtgttatacatcacctctcactgtgtgtgttaTATACCTAAATACTCACCTCCGTCGACTTGAAGCCTATACCAACAGGTATAGGTAGAAGCCGacatctttctctccaaaactctaagtctCTACAATTCACGATgtcctctcctcactaagcaagtAACtcccaaaagattaaacaacccctgGGTCACAAGTGGCTTACTTAAATCAATTAACAAGAAACacgaatatgaaaaaatatagaaTAGGCCTAGGTACAAAAGAAGAACttaagagatactcatcaatgcttaccaatgTAATACGAAGAGCCAAAGCATCCTTTTATGAGAATAGGtttaaagaagcaaaaggaaatatAAAAATTACATAGAAAGCATCCAAgggtctaaacaacaatcacataacaagcagataaaactctccaaagatGGTTACATATTTGCAACAGACTTAGATATTGCAACTGAattcaatagcttcttttcatcaattggtgctaaccttgccagaaaaatcccagagacccaaATACATGTTGCTACATATCTCATCGGCAGCTATCCTAACtctactccttttaccggtcagcCCGACAGACATTATAGCCATAGTTCAATCACTTAAAACCACAGCTGGGAACGTTAATGAAATACGATCTATGATAAATAAGAGTGCTGTTCCTGCTCTTGCACTACCCACAGCTttgctattcaacaaatctctagtatcatacttttcctgatatccttaaaaaacaaGTGACGCCAGTTCATATAGGAGACGAGATAGCTGACAaagcaattacagaccaatatcaaatctacccatactttcacaaatatttgaaaaaattatttacaaacagctctactcctactttgtaaaactcaatatactaagtccctgtcagtttggcttccgttcccaaaaagtgtaccaatgatgccattattagcCTCCTTGatataatcttctcagcccttgacaaaaatgagttcccaattggccttttcattgacctgagaaacacctttgatactgtaaaccataactacctcttacttaaacttaatcactatggtatccgaggccttgctctggactatattcgttcctctgtcagtgacagacaccaatacatAGTCATCAATAGCATAACCTCCCCAACTATACCTTTGACAGTAGagaggtgttacggccctctcgggacgcaacggggtccttactctgatgttgttagaggaagatatatgtatccgttcccaagccagtagtagctatcaagggatgagatccgtgacgcaagtaacttaaagggagtagggaaagaaagttaagaacttaatattataattagtaccatcaccgtttaaatatataaaataaaagagtgcacaagggggaggggtattaacactttacaaggggattaatccacaaattagtcttctgctgaagactctggatccagaagctaggtgctgagtccgcggtgctttcttcgtggcctcacgacgtgtcctctgagaatgcagagcctacccgggccacaggtcagccaaaacacaggtccactgggggcaccgccgtggaggccgtcaaccacacatccagctggtctgctggcaggttctgagccaacaaggctggtacggccactccacgaacgataaaaggggaacgccctagacaggagcctcgtgtgacaacacaagtcactctcttgtcttcagtaccccagtggatgatcgtctccaacagtcggtcccggataaatccttttactgccactccactggcaggctaacacaccacagtgttcttccgggggggcgacttctcaacagctgcagcaaacttcaaggtatggagactggctgcctcgggtagactgactcgactcccaccacagtagtcccaggtcgactctgtaagcagacacgtcatcaataaccgggacactaaaacacctcacttacgggctcgggcacaaacacctgacgtatccagtccatagatggcgctgtcgttggagcaccacctcaccagaggtcaggagcggcggtgttgagcgctgaaccagactggaaactggtcctcgaggccagtacacgctgtcctcaccaggtgtcgtcgtccgtttggcgggggtttcgggagctgacccacagatggcgtgattgtcactgctccagactcggacgctggatccgggttcgtaacaagaggcctcagggcagcatcttgggacctctcctatttcttatatacattaatgacttgccaaatgttttctaacattcttaaacctatactagaGTTTAAGAAAGTTGacccaatcgatttgagaatggtccaggacggaccgaaacgtcgtcgtcccttcaccttctagtgtgtggtctggtcaacatactttagccacgttattgtgattcatcgcctgctaaaacctatactatttgcagacgatactaccttcatctatcctgaccccaaccccaccacactaaataatattgtcaacaatgaattaaaaaaactCCACTCGTGGATGTCATCTAACAAAtttacactaaacatagaaaagacctactacattttagtTGGCCGTAAATCGTCAAAtcagattcaacttcagatagacaatgacaGACATTACCAATAAAAATGAAGGGACGTTCCTTGGGCTATactatagacaagagactgaacttcagtacccacatacaacacatagctaAAAAAAAAGTCTCAACAACGGTAGGTATACTtcataaaatcagatattatgtcccCCACtctgttgtcctcgcattatactacgcactaatctatccctatcttacatacggtatctgtgcatggggttcaaccactgcaaattacctcaagtctATCACCACTCAGGACaacatctgctatcagaactgtaacaaactctgtcttcagacaacacattcctctatttaagtcccttaacatgctaaaaatacactcactccacacattctcatgtgctatctacatgtacaaaaccttgttcctaaatgctaatcttcatctcaaacttttccttgatagatgtaatagaacccatgagcaccacaccagaaatatctCTTTCATATACCCAGAGTCAGATTAAATctttgcaaacactccatgcaaataaaacgacccagtctttggaactcactctctgatgaattaaaaaattgtccaaccgatcccctgttcaaaagtaaaattaaAAGGTACCAATttcctcctcatagtttcctaccttgtgctccaaactcacactgtatcttgtactacccacttccccaatattagtacttaagacatatatatccttatcagtgtaatcacctctgtcaatttatGTTGTAGTTATTAGTTAACATAAAAACCTTGTTACACTATAccctttcatcttacctgatatgttagattaaggacctgccggaaacgctatgcgtgttagtgcctttgaatgaatgtaaaaataccaatcttacgtaatctcaccaacccattgtaccttcttgcaaataaattattattattattattattattattattattattattattattattattattattattattattattattattattattattattattattattattattatacacgttacgcttatatcgaggtccctccccctagggtcgaattactgactatgcccagaatgcaaccccacaagctgactaacacctgagtacctacttgctgctaggtgaacagaggcattaggtgatagaatTACAATTTGTCAACTTGTATCAATATTTCGTAAATACCTTGCACGGTATAACGCCAATTATCGTTGCTTAGAATTTTCACATTACTTGAAGTTATAAGAATAACAACAGTTGGTGATTGCAGATAAATTAATGATCTCACAACTTTCATTCCAGCCTCTTACCATCTCCCCCAAGGCGACGGAAGGGCTTCCATATCATGTTACCAGCCTCATAGTTCACAACTGCACCGACTCCGTCACCATTACTCCAAAAGCCTTCGAATTTATGTACAACTTGGAAAGGATCACCTTCCAGTCCATCTCTCACCTCGCATTACAGCCCTCGAGTCTTCAGCTTCATCTCCTTTCTATAAACAATTTTACGCTTACGTTTGACTCTGTGTCAAGCTTATCACTGAAACAGAATGCCATCCAGCTCATTGATGATAATGGACTGAGACCAAAGAATATCATTATACGAAATACCTTCATTACAGACCTcaaagaaattgcaatagaagcTTCTCTCGGTACACTTCGACTAGAACACGTGACTTTATCTCAAACTCCAGCACCCAGAGCTATAAATGTTGGAGCCAAAGGTGCCTCAGTCTTCATTGATTTTCTGAATACCTCTTCCTATAAACTGAGTTCCGAATGGATTTTTGGAAATGTGTCACATCTTAGTATCGTTAACAGCAGCCTCACGCTGCTACCTAACGCCTTTGCTGGAGTGCACATGAAAGATGGTGCCCCGAGATCTCGACTTATCCTCCACAACAACACGTTTGGCGCCTCAGAGTGGCGGACGGCCAACACAAACACACCATCAGTCCCCTCACTGCCGACAAGATCACTAAACATTAACCTTCCCTACAGTGGCATTGTTGTTGATGCTTCAAGTAACTGGATCAGCTGTAAATGCCAGGATATTGCATGGCTTTTGGAGAGTCCCAAGACTATGCTGAAGAGACGAATTAGAAAGTccctcaagtgtagagagggtgaTATAGACAGGAGTCTGGCCACCTGTGATGCTCCATCACTCGACAGCCTCGCCTCAGGTGTTGCTCCCAGTCTTCTCCCTGCTGTGTGTGTTGGGCTCACTATGCTCTTTCTTAATTATTCTTGTTAGGaattattgtttaattaattaatcAAAATATTATCTGTACAGtacatatattttattattttgttagtaataattaattaCTTTGAATATTGTAAAATATATGTATCCCCCTACATAGCTATATTACTCCATTTACACgtgttaataaataaaataaacgaaaCATGTTCCATTTGTTAATATACTACAATTCCTTCATTTGTTTTGGAGGTGTATCCTTAATAGGGTTAAAATTCAGTAGCACAAGGCTGAATGTACCAGAAAAAGTTAACAATAAATACAGGCGGTCTGAGCTAAAATATAGATTAGGCAGCTGTATGCAAGTACATTAGGCTGTTATCATCCGTTTTTAAGAGGAAGAGCCAAGCGACATTGTGCTTACACCATACGCTAGCAAGTGGCTCTGAAGGACTTCGTGAAGTATCAACCTTCCAATTTGGCAGCCGGGTGCAGTGCTACTTGAAGTCAAAGACCTGTTGCCTAATTGCAAGCGACACTGCCGCTCTGAAGGCCGATAAGGCGATAGGAGAAAACGCTAAGGCATTCCGACTCGTCTGCCAGAATGAG
This sequence is a window from Procambarus clarkii isolate CNS0578487 chromosome 80, FALCON_Pclarkii_2.0, whole genome shotgun sequence. Protein-coding genes within it:
- the LOC138357760 gene encoding uncharacterized protein, which codes for MVAQYATLAALTVVLMLSPGYTQEFSEELCHTGNMEGLCECQVDHPGTIQIICSCSPGQPLTISPKATEGLPYHVTSLIVHNCTDSVTITPKAFEFMYNLERITFQSISHLALQPSSLQLHLLSINNFTLTFDSVSSLSLKQNAIQLIDDNGLRPKNIIIRNTFITDLKEIAIEASLGTLRLEHVTLSQTPAPRAINVGAKGASVFIDFLNTSSYKLSSEWIFGNVSHLSIVNSSLTLLPNAFAGVHMKDGAPRSRLILHNNTFGASEWRTANTNTPSVPSLPTRSLNINLPYSGIVVDASSNWISCKCQDIAWLLESPKTMLKRRIRKSLKCREGDIDRSLATCDAPSLDSLASGVAPSLLPAVCVGLTMLFLNYSC